The following proteins are co-located in the Micromonospora coriariae genome:
- a CDS encoding ABC transporter ATP-binding protein, with amino-acid sequence MTATVGQQAQAAARANDVWKVYGSGEAQVIALRGVSAEFERGRFTAIMGPSGSGKSTLMHCLAGLDSVTRGTVAIGETTVTGLGDSGLTKLRRDKVGFIFQQFNLLPTLTAKENILLPLSIAGRKPDPAWYDTVIDTVGLRDRLDHRPAQLSGGQQQRVACARALVSRPEVIFADEPTGNLDSRSGAEVLNFLRNSVREHGQTIVMVTHDPTAAAYADRVVFLADGEIVSELIEPTADTVLDTMKKLDTPAEVGN; translated from the coding sequence GTGACCGCGACGGTAGGCCAGCAGGCGCAGGCCGCGGCCCGGGCGAACGACGTGTGGAAGGTGTACGGCAGCGGCGAGGCGCAGGTCATCGCGCTACGCGGGGTGAGCGCGGAGTTCGAGCGCGGCCGGTTCACCGCGATCATGGGCCCGTCGGGTTCCGGCAAGTCGACGCTGATGCACTGCCTGGCCGGCCTGGACTCGGTGACCCGGGGGACGGTGGCGATCGGTGAGACGACCGTCACAGGGCTCGGTGACTCCGGGCTGACGAAGCTGCGCCGGGACAAGGTGGGCTTCATCTTCCAGCAGTTCAACCTGCTGCCCACGCTGACCGCGAAGGAGAACATCCTGCTGCCGCTGTCGATCGCCGGGCGCAAACCGGACCCGGCCTGGTACGACACGGTGATCGACACGGTCGGCCTGCGGGATCGGCTGGACCACCGGCCGGCGCAGCTCTCCGGCGGGCAGCAGCAGCGGGTGGCCTGCGCGCGGGCGCTGGTCTCCCGCCCCGAGGTGATCTTCGCGGACGAGCCGACGGGCAACCTGGACTCCCGCTCCGGCGCGGAGGTGCTCAACTTCCTGCGCAACTCGGTGCGTGAGCACGGCCAGACGATCGTCATGGTGACCCACGACCCGACCGCCGCCGCGTACGCCGACCGGGTGGTCTTCCTCGCCGACGGGGAGATCGTCTCGGAGCTGATCGAGCCGACCGCCGACACGGTGCTGGACACCATGAAGAAGCTGGACACTCCGGCCGAGGTGGGCAACTGA